In Henningerozyma blattae CBS 6284 chromosome 7, complete genome, a single genomic region encodes these proteins:
- the JJJ1 gene encoding Jjj1p (similar to Saccharomyces cerevisiae JJJ1 (YNL227C); ancestral locus Anc_2.15) has product MKTCYYELLEVSEYASDLELKKAYRKKALQYHPDKNRENPEEATAIFSEIRAAYEVLSDPQERAWYDSHKQQILNDTPLEDEYEVDSIVTGVTTDEVLMFFNSSLYTRIDDSPAGIYQIISKIFSRLSNDEVNNGKRLSLKNFDKYQDFNFEIDLIKNGFENTCTSVIDRIKEDETYYFLPVFGCSNTDYDYLNVFYKRWSGFNTLKSFNWKDEYMYLPTYDRKTKREVHKRNEKSRQKARNEYNKTVRRFVDFVKKLDPRIKKYKKHLDEERKRKEKLKNETTKDRSKDSLAAEKYEEQEWQSADTVNWADLEKHYDNNQKKDIDLNHSELHDIDQFKESSTLAGEEEVIVYECDICNKIFKSLKQLENHLSTRMHKKNVYKIQKQMKKENIEFGLDSLSDLDEFKSADEEESLLDDYSSPSTPISNKHDDSKQKFDTDIIGVDVDAELAEIERQLAEMESDEDIDEILENPSNTSTDEISKSDTTNSYTNLATNLRNLNIEVDDVYNSDEDTLPILGKKARRREAKKRLLKKEKSTEPSVENNILDAGDKISELLASLNASTSDLSDDDWSTSKKKKAKSKKDKKNNKKSSSDPVSQIPIPLLNTQPLHSSYGTEVCGTCGQGFDTRNKLFLHVKSLGHAAPPSKVRSNLKGRKNRR; this is encoded by the coding sequence ATGAAAACATGTTATTATGAACTCTTGGAAGTCAGTGAATATGCAAGTGAtttagaattgaaaaaggcatatagaaaaaaagcACTACAATACCACCCCGATAAAAATCGTGAGAACCCTGAAGAAGCAACAGCAATATTTTCAGAAATTAGAGCAGCATATGAAGTTTTGTCTGATCCTCAGGAGAGAGCTTGGTATGATTCACATAAACAACAAATTCTCAATGATACGCCACTAGAAGATGAATATGAAGTGGATTCAATAGTAACAGGTGTTACTACAGATGAAGTTTTGATGTTCTTCAATAGTTCCTTATATACCAGAATTGATGATTCTCCAGCTGggatttatcaaataataagtaaaatatttagcCGTTTATCAAATGATGAGGTTAATAACGGTAAGAGATTGAGTCTAAAGAACTTCGATAAATATCAGGATTTTAACTTTGAaatagatttaattaaaaatgggTTTGAGAATACTTGTACTTCAGTTATTGATAGAATAAAAGAAGATGAAACGTACTATTTTTTACCTGTGTTTGGTTGCTCCAATACAgattatgattatttaaatgtaTTTTATAAACGGTGGTCCGGCTTTAATACActaaaatcatttaattggAAAGATGAATATATGTATTTACCAACTTATGACAGAAAAACTAAGAGAGAAGTTCATAagagaaatgaaaaatcaaGACAAAAGGCaagaaatgaatataataaaacagTTCGAAGATTTGTTGATTTTGTTAAAAAGCTTGATCctagaataaaaaaatataagaaaCATTTGGatgaagaaagaaaaagaaaagagaaattgaaaaatgaaaccACAAAGGACCGTTCGAAAGACTCTTTAGCTGCTGAAAAGTACGAAGAACAAGAATGGCAATCAGCAGATACTGTTAATTGGGCAGATTTAGAAAAACACTATGAcaataatcaaaaaaaggATATCGACTTGAATCATTCAGAGCTGCATGATATTGatcaatttaaagaaaGTTCTACTTTAGCTGGGGAAGAAGAAGTGATTGTTTATGAATGTGACATCTGtaataaaatctttaaatcaCTCAAGCAATTAGAAAATCATTTGAGTACTAGAATGCATAAAAAGAACGtttataaaattcaaaaacaaatgaaaaagGAGAATATCGAATTTGGATTAGATAGCTTATCTGATTTagatgaatttaaatcagCTGATGAGGAAGAATCGTTACTCGATGATTATTCTAGTCCTAGCACACCTATTAGTAATAAACATGATGATAGTAAGCAAAAGTTTGATACCGATATAATAGGTGTAGATGTCGATGCAGAGCTTGCTGAGATTGAAAGACAGCTAGCAGAAATGGAAagtgatgaagatattgatgaaattttagaaaatccATCTAATACTTCAACAGATGAAATAAGTAAATCTGATACAACTAATTCCTACACTAATTTAGCTACTAATCTTCggaatttgaatattgaaGTTGATGATGTTTATAATTCTGATGAAGATACTTTACCAATATTAGGGAAGAAAGCTAGAAGAAGAGAAGCTAAAAAAAGGCtcttgaaaaaagaaaagtcTACAGAGCCAAGTGTCGAGAATAATATACTTGATGCAGGTGACAAAATAAGTGAATTGTTAGCATCTCTTAATGCATCTACTAGCGACCTCTCTGATGATGACTGGTCCACttcaaagaagaaaaaagcTAAGTCAAAAAAGGATAAGAAGAACAACAAGAAGAGTTCTTCGGATCCCGTTTCTCAAATTCCTATTCCTTTACTAAACACACAACCTCTGCATTCATCATATGGTACGGAAGTGTGTGGTACATGTGGTCAAGGATTTGATACTAGAAATAAGTTGTTCTTACATGTCAAGAGCTTAGGTCATGCTGCTCCACCCAGTAAGGTGAGATCAAACTTAAAAGGGCGCAAAAACAGACGGTGA
- the TBLA0G00150 gene encoding uncharacterized protein (similar to Saccharomyces cerevisiae BNI4 (YNL233W); ancestral locus Anc_2.10) — protein sequence MAEENSFLDSSFYTSDTLSTVDHARNFRNSLILEELSQRDLTAAFNDEKDTIQTQTNLKLAHTNKDGENNSPSQTTLREPNTTKTIQISSSPSLSALSNLLNEKSKIADQKMRNSMLLDTSIIEEDEDVEDGYSKEFLNLPAYEEVQVDNFGSNIYRNSSKNNSTSPNLLDIDGLHKIQVPIPSSNFPIASLEQPDFLTTPRVEPPKAAVIARIHSPSKLFSNNLLSNNNNNQPSFESELYLNPLSRSHSPVAVPITTAPIGNATAISSYSSSPNRYLDLKLSSKSSSATPSQCDNSNIYNNQGSSNINYSSEERSTSTDSNQQLNRHLNSPIPTPATTPLKVSDSKKTPNKNRTRNGSISTTSTLNTTPSSSRKKKGLFSFLKKKPSQNDIPTVSHNQKQQYNSNHSLPTSSTFSVSQTSLNSNTSTPEKLQKKSHSSNSIFSSFRRNRESSNDSSQAKRIYHSNHQNQQQSHNNAKKNNAKKNNDETIASNNTSAANSIISSTHITRSRTASNANVNTIPKISSAKTNSTSNSPYVNNVIPLSSSSSSSPIKRDGTSNRRNITPLAFDLAMKKNQSFDEDNDTDNQISFKTTSSDVEVNTVPITYHPNIPELIIEGSTTNNKKAKSYDQLINSPSDQHNIIATKNTNRSTSQSKGLFERPLGQQNAQSFKNVSITDDDFFQKPQNPFQPRADYGESLFPKTLDEQEVESIISLERTRSIKSNNRNSIASYRKSSDNYSLKNQNEGMIVTEPTSIVLSTPDLTKSPASSILKSGKFENADTSSNFSGMNESTGSLFTGEAQFSQPSQRNNISNLQDISTNVESNFSFTSSDEQVQGLNLHSEPLGLEADTELMSDIMEFADLIDFGDSMNFGDTVDFAESLNFTLDPVDNSKINIVLEEPVTREPHSSKNNSTMNEAQHIKKSQTIDSNYWDKSSKMDSNKQESSNDANASKVSISTTSYKDISDTEQPPPNYFYEYPDSNNINSTEEVNHNPFSYDPIQEPFQTFPSQSSDNAKTQLKPNIISDVENDTENNDVESLQQNNAYFPETQISRPISMSFKGLRAPTYNTSNTPSMINSVHADKQDQKINPTSDSKMKAINEKHKVKVDFSQNVILFETYSQFEYDRKPEVATCNLLTPQLAQLIKSELNELKSEMEVHIDSRCYTHFY from the coding sequence ATGGCTGAGGAAAATTCGTTTCTGGACTCATCCTTCTATACTTCAGATACATTAAGTACAGTAGATCATGcaagaaattttagaaattcaCTGATCTTAGAAGAACTATCTCAAAGAGATTTGACCGCTGcatttaatgatgaaaaagatACCATTCAAACTcaaacaaatttaaaacttgCTCATACTAATAAGGACGgtgaaaataattctccATCTCAAACAACTCTAAGAGAACCAAATACTACAAAAACAATCCAAATATCGTCATCTCCTTCTTTAAGTGCCCTAAGCAACCTTTTAAACGAAAAGTCTAAGATTGCTGATCAAAAAATGAGAAATAGTATGCTATTAGATACCTCcattattgaagaagatgaagatgttGAAGATGGCTATagtaaagaatttttaaatctacCTGCATATGAAGAAGTACAAGTAGATAATTTTGGTTCAAACATCTATAGAAATAGTagcaaaaataattcaacaTCTCCAAATCTTTTGGACATTGACGGCCTTCATAAAATTCAAGTTCCCATACCATCTTCAAATTTCCCAATAGCAAGCCTTGAACAACCCGATTTCCTTACAACTCCTAGAGTGGAGCCTCCGAAAGCTGCTGTTATTGCTAGGATTCATTCACCTAGTAAACTGTTTTCGAATAACTTACTCtctaacaataacaataaccAACCTTCATTTGAATCAGAACTGTATTTGAACCCTTTAAGCAGATCTCATTCACCTGTCGCAGTTCCAATAACTACTGCACCTATTGGTAATGCAACTGCTATCTCCTCATACTCGTCTTCTCCAAACAGGTACCTAGATTTGAAACtttcttctaaatcttcttcaGCCACTCCAAGTCAGTGTGATAactcaaatatttataataatcaagGCAgtagtaatattaattatagtTCTGAAGAACGTTCAACTTCAACTGATTCTAACCAGCAATTGAATAGACATTTGAACTCACCAATTCCAACACCAGCTACAACACCCTTAAAAGTTTCAGATTCAAAGAAAACACCCAACAAAAATAGAACAAGAAATGGGAGTATTTCCACAACCTCAACTTTGAATACAACACCTTCCTCTTCaaggaaaaagaaaggtcttttttcatttttgaagaaaaagcCATCCCAAAATGACATTCCAACTGTAAGCCATAATCAAAAACAACAATACAATTCCAATCATTCTTTACCCACATCTTCAACATTTTCAGTTTCACAAACTTCATTAAACTCTAATACGTCTACCCCAGAAAAACTACAGAAAAAATCGCACAGCAGCAATAGCATATTTAGTTCTTTCAGGAGAAACAGGGAGTCCTCAAATGACTCAAGTCAAGCAAAGAGAATATATCATTCTAACCACCAAAATCAACAACAATCTCATAATAACGCTAAGAAAAATAACgctaagaaaaataatgacGAAACTATTGcttctaataatacaaGTGCTGCAAATAGCATAATAAGCAGCACACATATAACTAGATCTCGAACAGCTTCAAACGCAAATGTAAATACAATTCCCAAAATTTCTTCTGCAAAGACTAACTCAACTAGCAATAGCCCATATGTTAATAATGTTATTCCTCTTTCTTCCTCATCTTCATCCTCACCTATTAAAAGGGACGGCACTTCAAATCGGAGAAACATTACACCATTAGCCTTTGATTTAgcaatgaagaaaaatcaaTCATTCGatgaagataatgataCTGACAACCagatatcttttaaaactaCCTCCTCAGATGTTGAAGTAAATACAGTTCCTATCACATATCATCCAAACATTCCcgaattaataattgaagGAAGTAccactaataataaaaaagcaaaatCTTATGACCAGTTAATTAATTCTCCCAGTGATCAGCATAATATAATTGCGACTAAAAATACCAATAGGAGTACATCACAAAGTAAGGGATTATTTGAACGTCCCCTTGGTCAGCAAAACGCTCAATCATTTAAGAACGTATCGATCactgatgatgattttttccaaaaacCTCAAAATCCCTTTCAACCAAGAGCTGATTATGGTGAATCTTTATTCCCTAAAACATTAGACGAACAAGAAGTTGAATCAATTATCTCCTTAGAAAGAACAAGATCCATtaaaagtaataatagaaattcCATTGCTTCCTATAGAAAATCAAGTGATAATTACTCActtaaaaatcaaaatgaaGGCATGATTGTAACTGAGCCTACTTCAATTGTCCTTTCCACGCCTGACTTGACTAAATCTCCAGCCAGCAGCATTTTGAAAAGTGGAAAGTTCGAAAATGCAGATACTTCATCAAATTTCTCCGGAATGAATGAAAGTACTGGATCTTTATTTACTGGTGAAGCTCAATTTTCTCAACCTTCtcaaagaaataatatttcaaatttgcAAGATATCAGTACTAATGTTGAAAGCAACTTTTCTTTTACATCAAGTGATGAGCAGGTTCAAGGCTTAAACTTACATTCTGAACCATTAGGCTTAGAAGCTGATACAGAATTGATGTCTGATATTATGGAGTTTGCAGACCTAATTGACTTTGGTGATTCCATGAATTTTGGTGACACCGTTGATTTTGCTGAGTCTTTGAATTTTACTTTAGATCCCGTTGATAactcaaaaattaatattgtatTAGAGGAACCTGTGACGAGAGAACCTCACTCttccaaaaataattctacaaTGAACGAAGCTCAACATATAAAAAAGAGCCAAACGATTGATTCTAATTATTGGGATAAGTCTAGCAAAATGGATAGCAATAAGCAAGAATCAAGTAATGATGCCAACGCTTCAAAAGTGTCAATATCTACTACTTCttataaagatatttcaGATACAGAACAACCTCCACCAAATTACTTTTATGAATACCCAGatagcaataatattaattctacTGAAGAAGTAAATCACAATCCTTTTTCGTATGATCCAATCCAAGAACCATTTCAAACTTTCCCTAGTCAATCATCTGATAACGCTAAAACTCAATTGAAAccaaatataatttctgACGTTGAAAATGACACAGAGAATAATGATGTAGAAAGCCttcaacaaaataatgCATACTTCCCAGAAACACAAATTAGTAGGCCGATTTCTATGTCTTTCAAGGGCTTACGAGCACCAACGTATAATACTTCAAATACTCCTTCTATGATAAATTCCGTCCATGCTGACAAACAagatcaaaaaattaatccTACAAGTGATTCTAAAATGAAAGCcattaatgaaaaacaTAAAGTTAAAGTTGATTTTTCTCAAAATGTAATTTTATTCGAAACATATAGTCAGTTTGAATATGACCGTAAACCTGAAGTTGCTACTTGTAATTTACTGACTCCTCAATTGGctcaattaattaaatcagagctaaatgaattaaaaagtGAAATGGAGGTTCATATAGATTCTAGATGCTATAcccatttttattaa
- the TBLA0G00160 gene encoding CRAL-TRIO domain-containing protein (similar to Saccharomyces cerevisiae PDR16 (YNL231C); ancestral locus Anc_2.12) → MFKNLLKKKEKEVIPESALIKISVPIENLPKSIIPPKQKDLTDSQNEMYLKVLKHFSNPLLEIPDQEKAKIPASVLTDCEKAWLSKECILRYLRATKWVLNDAIERITLSISWRREFGISNVGEENGDKLTADLVEHENETGKQVILGYENNGRPLLYLKPGRQNTKNSHVQVQHLVFMLERVINFMPVGQDSLALLIDFKDYPDVPKVQGNSIIPPIGIGKEVLHVLQTHYPERLGKALVTNIPWLAWSFLKLIYPFIDSMTREKLVFDEPFVKYVPKEQLDKLYGGYIDFTYNHEEYWPALIRMAQEKREHYMARFQKFGSTVGLSEMDLRGVNEKQLYPVPKF, encoded by the coding sequence ATgttcaaaaatttattgaaaaaaaaagagaaagaagTTATCCCAGAAAGTGccttaattaaaatatctgtTCCTATTGAGAATTTACCTAAATCGATAATACCCCCAAAGCAAAAAGATTTAACAGATAGTCAAAATGAAATgtatttaaaagttttaaagCATTTCAGCAATCCTTTATTGGAAATACCCGACCAAGAAAAAGCCAAAATTCCTGCATCAGTTTTAACTGACTGCGAAAAGGCTTGGTTATCCAAAGAATGCATTCTTAGATATTTAAGAGCCACTAAGTGGGTACTGAATGATGCTATTGAAAGAATAACGCTATCTATTTCTTGGAGAAGGGAATTTGGAATAAGTAATGTTGGTGAAGAAAATGGTGATAAGTTAACTGCAGACCTTGTAGAACATGAAAATGAAACTGGGAAACAAGTTATACTTGGTTACGAGAACAATGGTCGCCCATTGCTATATTTGAAACCCGGTAGGCAAAATACTAAAAATTCGCATGTTCAAGTTCAACATTTAGTGTTTATGCTTGAAAGagtaattaattttatgcCAGTTGGGCAAGATTCTTTAGCTTTACTTAtagattttaaagattatCCAGACGTTCCAAAAGTACAGGGTAATAGTATTATCCCACCAATTGGTATAGGGAAGGAAGTCTTGCATGTTTTGCAAACTCATTACCCTGAGAGATTGGGTAAAGCATTAGTAACAAATATTCCATGGTTGGCTTGgtcatttttaaaactaatTTATCCTTTCATTGATTCAATGACGAGAGAAAAACTAGTTTTTGATGAACCATTTGTTAAATATGTTCCCAAAGAGCAATTAGATAAATTGTATGGCGGCTATATTGATTTTACATATAACCATGAAGAATATTGGCCTGCATTAATCCGTATGGCTCAGGAAAAAAGGGAGCATTATATGGCACGATTCCAGAAATTTGGATCCACTGTTGGTTTAAGTGAAATGGACTTAAGAGGAGTAAATGAAAAGCAATTATACCCAGTaccaaaattttaa
- the TBLA0G00140 gene encoding globin (similar to Saccharomyces cerevisiae YNL234W; ancestral locus Anc_2.9): MTDSLSNVYCPLDISQIAFVEDSSDSSDYNNDIDNDNNNEEEVDMINKLNQMNINNHLINYNNNNYTNNNNNNNNSNFTILRNNSNPNVVTNYNYSYLSKRNTQYNNNIHTNLLGKTLQKTSFQRPKNSSYQRSNSSDTSSFHSISSNSNSNSLPFENNHTKGYVTKRRPSNVFDIQSKKNPSLKPDLNHSSSFDCLDLDSSPTNSKNNKHLSNQNHYNYLNTNDWKNFDLSSDPSNFLNDNFNARQHLLSSLKNSNSNSNSNQNSITASLSSNSISVSINNSIISNSNSISYPTNTNDGQIHKIKSTEQSSMQDSILSKGNNTTSFSGTKIPNSQELEHFTSLKSSSFDHEKLNSKKIVIKNLISTAVNNDNINETTNEIINEITNNSIPNSIPSKSITSRSEITDITTSFDGIRYKIVLQLNPREIQLLRDSWALMLSEETPPNTFSYYYHKLIGDPKRNARRSTLQNKSDDEELMTNNVPRSNNKLDSNDPLSNVPIKRGPTFTTGSLFCHQFYENLVAMDPELEQLFPTLKHQSSAFAGVLNNAMLNLENLESMEGYLSNLGKRHSRIFGIETPYFELLGVAFLKTLQDRVGSLYTFELERTWSRLYSYLANSILQFGIDPVLKIDTKNQNVEFPIPDPEQNTKTTISSYSDKDQLNFYKNKIIRLKEETSHPSITKTKSEPINEPNITIKSSSWDNEMNRTKETQLKNGKNILDSNSLNDSNKNRNIKQLNQNTSGLNSTTALAQPNLQNKKDSKKLCIIM, encoded by the coding sequence ATGACCGATTCATTAAGTAACGTTTATTGTCCCTTAGATATTTCCCAAATAGCATTTGTTGAAGATTCTTCGGACTCTTCTGATTATAACAATGATAtcgataatgataataataatgaagagGAAGTTGACATGATAAATAAACTAAATCAAATGAACATTAATAATCATCtcataaattataataacaataactatactaataacaacaacaataataataacagtaATTTCACCatattaagaaataattctaatccGAATGTTGTGacaaattataattatagtTATTTATCCAAAAGAAATAcacaatataataataacatcCATACAAACCTATTAGGTAAGACTTTACAAAAAACTTCTTTTCAAAGAccaaaaaattcttcatatCAAAGATCAAATTCAAGTGATACCAGTAGTTTTCATTCTATAagttcaaattcaaattcaaattctttaccTTTCGAAAACAATCATACAAAAGGTTATGTTACCAAGAGAAGACCCTCCAATGTTTTTGATATTcaatcaaagaaaaatccATCATTAAAGCCTGACTTAAACCATTCAAGTTCATTCGATTGCTTAGATTTAGATTCTTCACcaacaaattcaaaaaataataaacatttatcaaatcaaaatcattataattatttgaatactAATGATTGGAAAAATTTCGATTTATCATCAGATccttcaaattttttaaatgataattttaatgcCCGCCAACatttattatcttctttaaaaaattcgaATTCGAATTCgaattcaaatcaaaattcaataacaGCATCTTTAagttcaaattcaatttccgtttcaattaataactcaataatttcaaattcaaattctatATCATACCctacaaatacaaatgatGGTCAAAttcataaaataaaaagtacAGAACAATCTTCTATGCAAGATTCTATTCTATCAAAAGGAAATAATACAACTTCATTTTCAGGTACCAAGATTCCCAATTCTCAAGAGCTAGAACATTTTACTTCACTTAAATCTTCTTCGTTTGACcatgaaaaattgaattccaagaaaattgttattaaaaatttgatcTCTACGGCtgttaataatgataatattaatgaaacaaCTAATGAAATAATCAATGAAATCACTAATAACAGTATCCCTAACAGCATCCCTTCAAAAAGTATTACTTCAAGATCAGAAATAACTGATATAACGACTTCTTTTGATGGAATAAGATATAAAATAGTACTACAATTAAACCCAAGGGAAATTCAACTACTTCGCGATTCTTGGGCTTTAATGTTAAGCGAAGAAACTCCACCAAATAcattttcttattattatcataaaCTGATCGGTGACCCAAAGAGAAATGCCCGGAGATCaactttacaaaataaatcagatgatgaagaattaatgaCAAATAATGTTCCTAGATCGAATAATAAGTTAGATTCTAACGATCCACTTTCAAATGTCCCAATTAAAAGAGGCCCTACTTTCACCACAGGATCATTATTTTGCCATCAATTCTATGAAAATCTTGTTGCTATGGATCCTGAATTAGAACAATTATTTCCCACATTAAAACATCAATCTTCCGCATTTGCAGGCGTCTTGAATAATGCTATgttaaatttagaaaatttagaaTCTATGGAAGGTTATCTAAGTAATTTAGGGAAGAGACATTCTAGAATCTTTGGTATTGAAACCCCCTATTTCGAACTCTTGGGTGTGGCTTTTTTAAAGACTTTACAGGATCGTGTTGGATCCTTATACACATTTGAATTGGAAAGAACTTGGTCAAGACTTTATTCATATCTTGCTAATtctattttacaatttggAATTGATCCAGTTTTGAAGATTGATacaaaaaatcaaaatgtAGAATTTCCAATTCCAGATCCGGAACAAAATACAAAGACAACAATCTCTAGTTATTCTGATAaagatcaattaaatttttataaaaacaaaataattagattaaaagaagaaactTCACATCCTTCAATAACCAAGACGAAATCAGAACCAATAAATGAACCCAATATAACTATTAAATCATCTTCGTGGGATAATGAGATGAATAGAACCAAAGAAACACAACTGAAGAATGGGAAAAATATACttgattcaaattctttaaatgattctaataaaaatagaaacattaagcaattaaatcaaaatacgTCTGGATTGAATTCAACCACAGCTTTAGCACAGCCAAAccttcaaaataaaaaagattcGAAAAAACTATGTATCATAATGTGA